A window of Streptomyces sp. SAI-127 contains these coding sequences:
- a CDS encoding VOC family protein, with amino-acid sequence MISGAHVILYSQDAESDRAFLRDVLGFPGVDAGGGWLIFKLPPAEVAVHPTDGPPQHEFFLMCDDLDAQLGEFRAQGVEITRPVSEQRWGKLTAIRLPSGAELPLYEPLHPIAHSL; translated from the coding sequence ATGATCAGCGGTGCGCATGTCATCCTCTACAGCCAGGACGCCGAGTCGGACCGGGCCTTTCTCCGTGACGTCCTCGGCTTTCCCGGGGTCGACGCGGGCGGCGGCTGGCTCATCTTCAAGCTGCCCCCGGCCGAGGTGGCCGTGCACCCGACCGACGGCCCGCCGCAGCACGAGTTCTTCCTGATGTGCGACGACCTTGATGCCCAGCTCGGCGAATTCCGCGCACAGGGGGTCGAGATCACCCGCCCGGTCAGCGAGCAGCGCTGGGGCAAGCTGACTGCGATCCGGCTCCCCAGCGGCGCGGAACTCCCGCTGTACGAACCGCTGCATCCCATCGCCCACAGCCTGTGA
- a CDS encoding helix-turn-helix domain-containing protein, producing the protein MSGPMDDEPACSMERSLQILGERWTLLVLREVLYGRHRFAEIQSALGIASNLLSDRLKVLVDAGVLRTLAYQEAGSRPRQSYHLTPAGLELQPVLGALQQWGDRHRPRPAGPSACQRTRSTGRAVHVGFLDEDGREVPMDDVSLMAAPDPQNPSGLGKQRNSR; encoded by the coding sequence GTGTCCGGCCCCATGGATGACGAGCCGGCCTGTTCCATGGAGCGGAGCCTGCAGATACTCGGCGAGCGGTGGACCCTGCTGGTGCTGCGTGAGGTCCTCTACGGCAGGCACCGGTTCGCTGAAATTCAGTCAGCTCTCGGCATCGCGTCGAACCTGCTCAGTGACCGGCTCAAGGTTCTCGTCGACGCCGGAGTGCTGCGGACACTGGCCTACCAGGAGGCGGGCAGCAGGCCCCGGCAGAGCTACCATCTGACGCCGGCCGGGCTCGAACTGCAGCCCGTCCTGGGTGCGCTGCAGCAGTGGGGCGACCGTCACCGTCCGCGGCCCGCAGGTCCCTCCGCTTGCCAGCGGACCCGATCCACGGGTCGGGCCGTCCATGTGGGGTTCCTCGATGAGGATGGCCGCGAGGTTCCCATGGACGATGTGTCGCTGATGGCCGCACCTGACCCTCAGAACCCATCCGGACTCGGGAAACAACGGAACAGCCGTTAG
- a CDS encoding aminotransferase class I/II-fold pyridoxal phosphate-dependent enzyme, with the protein MTASPPQIADLYERGISTGSMSKPYSLAGLRLGWIVGPTRLLAEGATHRDYTTISVGRVDDLLACVALENKDAVLARSHQITRPNLAILDEWVTGRDDITYVKPASGTTALLRCNAPIDSYEFRTRLLGETGVMFTPGAAFDIEPTVRIGFADDTQTLCTGLELVGQFLDRLAQD; encoded by the coding sequence GTGACGGCTTCACCGCCTCAGATCGCCGACCTGTACGAGCGCGGCATCTCCACCGGCAGCATGTCCAAGCCCTACTCCCTGGCCGGGCTGCGCCTGGGCTGGATCGTCGGCCCCACCCGCCTCCTCGCCGAGGGAGCCACCCACCGGGACTACACCACCATCAGCGTCGGACGCGTCGACGACCTCCTGGCCTGCGTCGCACTGGAGAACAAGGACGCCGTCCTCGCCCGCTCCCACCAGATCACCCGCCCCAATCTCGCCATCCTCGACGAGTGGGTCACCGGCCGTGACGACATCACCTACGTCAAACCGGCCTCGGGCACCACCGCGCTCCTGCGCTGCAACGCCCCGATCGATTCCTACGAGTTCCGCACCCGCCTCCTCGGCGAGACCGGGGTCATGTTCACCCCCGGCGCCGCCTTCGACATCGAGCCCACCGTCCGCATCGGCTTCGCCGACGACACCCAGACCCTGTGCACCGGCCTGGAACTGGTCGGCCAGTTCCTCGACCGCCTCGCCCAGGACTGA